A section of the Ovis canadensis isolate MfBH-ARS-UI-01 breed Bighorn chromosome 1, ARS-UI_OviCan_v2, whole genome shotgun sequence genome encodes:
- the LOC138929827 gene encoding C1GALT1-specific chaperone 1-like, which translates to MLSESSLFLKGVLLGSVFCALITMLGHIKIDYGKRTHHHERHHLQAPNKEDILKISEDERTELSKSFRVYCIILVKPKDVRLWAAVKETWAKHCDKAEFFSSENVKVFESVNMETNDMWLMMRKAYKYAFDKYRDQYNWFFLAHPTTFAIIENLKYFLLKKNSSQPFYLGHTAKSGDLEYVSVGGGIVLSIESIKRLNSLLSIPEKCPEKGRMVREVSEDKQLAVCLKYAGVFAENAEDSKGKDVFNTKSVGIFIREAMTNHPNQVVEGCCSDMAITFNGLTCNQMYVMMYGVYHLRAFGHVFNDVLVFLPVNGSDND; encoded by the coding sequence ATGCTTTCAGAAAGCAGTTTGTTTTTGAAGGGTGTACTTCTCGGAAGCGTTTTTTGTGCCTTGATAACTATGCTAGGACATATTAAGATTGATTATGGAAAGAGAACGCACCACCATGAGCGTCACCACCTACAAGCTCCTAATAAAGAAGATATCTTGAAAATTTCAGAGGATGAACGCACGGAACTCAGTAAAAGCTTTCGGGTATACTGTATCATCCTTGTAAAACCGAAGGATGTGCGTCTCTGGGCTGCGGTGAAGGAGACGTGGGCCAAACACTGTGACAAAGCAGAGTTCTTCAGTTCTGAAAATGTTAAAGTGTTTGAGTCAGTTAACATGGAAACTAATGACATGTGGTTAATGATGAGAAAAGCTTACAAATATGCCTTTGATAAATATAGAGACCAATACAACTGGTTCTTCCTTGCACACCCCACTACGTTTGCTATTATTGAAAACTTAAAGTACTTTCTGCTGAAAAAGAATTCGTCACAACCTTTCTATCTAGGCCACACTGCAAAATCTGGAGATCTTGAATATGTGAGTGTGGGAGGAGGAATTGTCTTAAGTATAGAATCAATTAAAAGACTTAACAGCCTTCTCAGTATTCCTGAAAAGTGTCCTGAAAAGGGAAGGATGGTTAGGGAGGTATCTGAAGATAAACAGCTTGCAGTCTGCCTGAAATACGCTGGAGTGTTTGCAGAAAATGCAGAAGATTCTAAAGGAAAAGATGTGTTTAATACCAAATCTGTTGGGATTTTTATTAGAGAAGCAATGACTAATCATCCCAACCAGGTGGTGGAAGGATGTTGTTCAGATATGGCTATTACTTTTAATGGGCTGACGTGTAATCAGATGTATGTGATGATGTATGGGGTATATCATCTAAGAGCATTTGGGCATGTTTTTAATGATGTGTTGGTTTTCCTACCTGTGAATGGTTCTGACAATGACTGA